The genomic DNA CAAAGCTGAAGTCGATTTCCTTGCGCTCCTCAAAGCGACTTTTCTGCGAATCTGTCAAAATGGAGTAGCAGAGTTTGCGCGCATCGTCTGCCGATAGATCTCTGGTTTTTACTCGTACAATTCTTCCGTCGATCCTGAGTACAGGTGGAGAGCCCGCCACAATGTGTAGGTCCGATGCCCCTTGCTTCACCGCTGCCTTCAGCAGCTGGTGGAGTGTAATCATACATAGTCTCCAACCGACGAATTCATCACTTCTTGGACTGTTGAAAGTCCATGCCGTAACTTCTGTAGAGCGCTTTGCCGCAAACTCATCATCCCCTCAGCAATCGCCAGGCGCTTAATATCCTGTGGTGTCCCACCCTTTAGTACGATCTCTTTGATCCCGGTCGTCATCTTCATCATTTCATAGATCGCGATCCGGCCGCGAAGACCCGTACCATTACATTCTCCACAACCTTCGCCTTTTTTCAAATCTTTAAATTTATCAAGGTCTTCCTCTCTCACTCCTAATTCAATCAGGGCTTCCGGAAGCACACGATGGTCAGTGGCACAACTATTACAGATCTTTCTCATCAGTCGCTGGGCCACAATCAAACTAGTGGATTCGCCGACCATAAATCCGGGGACCCCCATATCGAGTAGACGAGTGACTGAGGCAGGCGCGTCATTGGTGTGTAGGGTGCTCAACACCATGTGACCAGTGGAGGCCGCCTTATAGGCAATATTCGCTGTATCCAAATCTCGAATCTCACCAAGCATAATGATTTCAGGGTCTTGACGCAGGAAGGCTCGGAGGATGTCAGCAAAACTCACTCCATAATCGGGAGCTGCCTGAACCTGATTGATACCATCAAGGTTAAACTCGATAGGATCCTCGGCCGTTGAAATGTTGCGACTGGGCTGATTCAACTCGGAAAGGGCTGAATACAAAGTGGTCGTCTTACCACTGCCCGTTGGTCCAGTTACCAACACCATGCCCTGAGGCAGGTAGATGGCTTCTTTAAACAATTTGAGCTGAGCCTCATCCATTCCCAATTTGGTCATATCCACGTTGAGGTTGGATTTGTCCAAAATACGCAACACGATTTTTTCACCAAACATTGTGGGGACGCTGTTCACACGAAAATCCACCTCGCGACCGTTTTTTAGACGAACCTTCAAACGACCGTCCTGAGGACGGCGCCTTTCAGCAATGTCCATCTTGCTCAAAATCTTGATTCGGCTCACCACCGAAGCCGCAGTACCGGGAGGCGGCTGAGTCTTCTCATGAAGAGTACCGTCAATTCGAAAACGAATGCGAAAGCGCTTCTCATAAGGTTCAACGTGAATATCTGAGGCTTTTAGTTTGATCGCTTCTGCCAACATGGCATTCACAAAGCGAATAATGGGGCCGGCATCTGCCGCCATTTCTGCATCTACAAGCTCAGCGCTGGACTTGCCACCGGTGAAAGATTCATCGGCCTCGACGATTTCTGACATGATTGAATCAAATCGCGCAGAGGTGGCACCGTAGTACTTCTCAATCGCCTGGGCAATGGCGGCTTCTGATGCTACCACCACTTCAATTTTACAGCGGGTCAATAGCGCCAAGTCATCTTTGACGAAGATGTTACTCGGATCAGCAAAGGCCACCACCAGGTTTTTTCCTGCCAAAGTGACCGGGATCACCATATGCTTTTCGCATACCTGGCGTGAAACCAGCTTGGTGGCTTCATCATCGATTTCAAATGAGGTGAGGTCGATGGTCGGGACATTAAACTGCTGACCCAAGAACTCGGCCAAGTCCTTTTCTCGCACGTAGCCCATGCGGACCAGAGCCGCCGTAAGGCGCCCTCCACCTGACTTTTGCTCCTTT from Pseudobdellovibrionaceae bacterium includes the following:
- the pilB gene encoding type IV-A pilus assembly ATPase PilB; its protein translation is MAAKRKGLGELLVKENLIDYEQLEQARKEQKSGGGRLTAALVRMGYVREKDLAEFLGQQFNVPTIDLTSFEIDDEATKLVSRQVCEKHMVIPVTLAGKNLVVAFADPSNIFVKDDLALLTRCKIEVVVASEAAIAQAIEKYYGATSARFDSIMSEIVEADESFTGGKSSAELVDAEMAADAGPIIRFVNAMLAEAIKLKASDIHVEPYEKRFRIRFRIDGTLHEKTQPPPGTAASVVSRIKILSKMDIAERRRPQDGRLKVRLKNGREVDFRVNSVPTMFGEKIVLRILDKSNLNVDMTKLGMDEAQLKLFKEAIYLPQGMVLVTGPTGSGKTTTLYSALSELNQPSRNISTAEDPIEFNLDGINQVQAAPDYGVSFADILRAFLRQDPEIIMLGEIRDLDTANIAYKAASTGHMVLSTLHTNDAPASVTRLLDMGVPGFMVGESTSLIVAQRLMRKICNSCATDHRVLPEALIELGVREEDLDKFKDLKKGEGCGECNGTGLRGRIAIYEMMKMTTGIKEIVLKGGTPQDIKRLAIAEGMMSLRQSALQKLRHGLSTVQEVMNSSVGDYV